One part of the Candidatus Borreliella tachyglossi genome encodes these proteins:
- a CDS encoding V-type ATP synthase subunit D gives MAKIKLTKNELKKQKDSLKMFSRYLPTLQLKKQQLHLEIRKVEALKKERKLEQDNIKANINSWISLFGEEFSFKDWIQIKRVVRGFTNIAGITIPIFDSVEYEDIKHDLLLTPYWVDRGIETIKNIIKINAELEVLSEQVRLLEAELVTTSQRVNLFEKVMIPTTKTNIKKINVYLGDQQTAAVVRGKIAKASLIKGK, from the coding sequence ATGGCTAAGATTAAGTTAACTAAGAATGAACTTAAAAAACAAAAAGATAGCCTTAAGATGTTTAGTAGGTATTTGCCTACATTGCAACTTAAGAAGCAACAACTTCATTTGGAGATTAGGAAGGTTGAGGCTTTAAAAAAAGAGCGAAAACTTGAACAAGACAATATAAAGGCAAATATTAATTCTTGGATTTCTTTATTTGGTGAAGAATTTTCCTTTAAGGATTGGATTCAAATTAAAAGAGTAGTAAGGGGTTTTACAAATATTGCGGGTATTACTATTCCTATTTTTGATTCTGTCGAATATGAGGATATTAAACATGATCTTTTATTAACTCCATATTGGGTAGATAGGGGAATAGAAACTATTAAGAATATAATTAAGATAAATGCAGAACTTGAGGTTTTAAGTGAGCAGGTTAGGTTGTTGGAGGCGGAACTTGTTACTACTTCTCAGAGAGTAAATTTATTTGAGAAAGTTATGATACCTACCACTAAAACTAACATAAAGAAGATTAATGTATATCTTGGAGATCAGCAAACAGCAGCTGTTGTAAGGGGCAAAATAGCTAAAGCTAGCTTGATTAAAGGCAAATAG
- the lepA gene encoding translation elongation factor 4 — protein sequence MWIGEVGISSYKKNFCIIAHIDHGKSTLADRFIQKAKIISDREFKSQILDSMDIERERGITIKSQAVTIDYKSNDGNVYELNFVDTPGHVDFSYEVSRAISSCEGALLLIDASQGIEAQTVSNFYMAFEHNLEIIPVINKIDLPSANIEFVKEQIEHDLGLNSDIAVPISAKNGIGIDELLEAICKYVPSPKGCSSNPLRALIFDSHYDSYRGVIVHFRIFEGQIKNGDKIKLMHADREYLVEEIGIFRILLEKRDILEAGDVGYFIAGIKDISDIKIGDTVTLFDNAAIVPLEGFKEVKPVVFSSVYPVDANQYDDLLKAMDRLKLNDASLTFEKDASAALGHGFKCGFLGLLHLEVIQERIEREFGLNVILTSPSVRYRIVPKKGESYFIESPEQFPGNENIEFALEPYIRANIIVPTEFLGNIMSVCVLKRGIQANLVYLDTKRVEIIYKMPLAEILFDFYDKIKSVSRGYASFDYEVLGYEETDLVKLDILVNGDRVDALSQLVFRDSARSKATGICKKLKDEIARQQFKIAIQGAIGSNVIARETISPVRKDVTAKCYGGDITRKRKLLEKQKEGKKRMKMIGNVEIPQSAFLSVLKSDDD from the coding sequence ATTTGGATTGGGGAGGTAGGGATTAGTTCTTATAAAAAAAATTTTTGCATTATTGCTCATATTGATCATGGTAAATCAACCTTGGCAGACAGATTTATACAAAAGGCTAAAATAATTTCAGATCGTGAATTTAAAAGTCAAATTCTTGATAGTATGGATATTGAAAGGGAGAGGGGAATTACAATTAAGAGCCAGGCAGTTACTATTGATTATAAGAGTAATGATGGTAATGTCTATGAACTTAATTTTGTAGATACACCTGGTCATGTTGATTTCTCTTATGAAGTCTCAAGAGCAATTTCATCTTGCGAGGGGGCACTTTTACTTATTGATGCAAGTCAAGGAATAGAAGCTCAAACTGTTTCTAACTTTTATATGGCATTTGAACATAATCTTGAAATTATTCCTGTCATTAATAAAATAGATTTACCAAGTGCTAATATTGAGTTTGTAAAAGAGCAAATAGAACATGATTTGGGGTTGAATTCAGATATTGCTGTTCCGATATCTGCTAAAAATGGAATAGGAATTGATGAACTTCTCGAGGCTATTTGTAAGTATGTTCCGTCTCCTAAGGGGTGTTCTAGTAATCCATTAAGGGCTTTAATTTTTGATTCACATTATGATTCTTATCGTGGTGTGATTGTGCATTTTAGGATTTTTGAAGGGCAAATCAAAAATGGCGATAAGATTAAATTGATGCATGCAGATAGGGAGTATTTAGTTGAAGAAATTGGGATTTTTAGAATACTACTTGAAAAAAGAGATATCCTAGAAGCTGGAGATGTTGGTTATTTTATTGCGGGAATTAAGGATATATCAGATATTAAGATTGGAGATACTGTAACTCTTTTTGATAATGCAGCAATTGTTCCTCTTGAGGGATTTAAGGAGGTTAAACCTGTAGTATTTTCTTCTGTTTATCCGGTTGATGCTAATCAGTATGATGATCTTTTAAAGGCAATGGATAGACTTAAACTTAATGATGCATCACTGACTTTTGAAAAAGACGCCTCAGCTGCCCTTGGACATGGATTTAAATGTGGGTTTCTAGGACTTTTGCATTTGGAAGTAATTCAGGAAAGAATTGAGCGTGAATTTGGGCTTAATGTAATATTAACTTCTCCTTCAGTTCGTTATAGGATTGTTCCTAAAAAGGGGGAATCTTATTTCATTGAGAGTCCCGAACAATTTCCTGGAAATGAGAATATTGAATTTGCTCTTGAACCTTATATTAGAGCTAATATTATTGTTCCCACTGAGTTTTTGGGAAATATTATGAGTGTTTGCGTACTTAAAAGAGGCATACAAGCAAATTTGGTTTATCTTGATACAAAGCGTGTTGAGATTATTTATAAGATGCCCCTTGCTGAAATACTTTTTGATTTTTACGATAAGATTAAATCTGTAAGTCGTGGATACGCTTCTTTTGACTATGAAGTATTAGGTTATGAAGAAACAGATTTAGTTAAATTAGATATTTTAGTTAATGGAGACAGAGTTGACGCACTGTCTCAGTTGGTCTTCAGAGATAGTGCGAGATCAAAGGCTACAGGTATTTGTAAGAAATTAAAGGACGAGATTGCAAGACAGCAGTTTAAAATAGCGATTCAAGGAGCAATTGGTTCAAACGTTATTGCTCGTGAGACAATCTCACCGGTTAGAAAAGATGTTACTGCTAAGTGTTATGGCGGGGATATTACTCGGAAGAGGAAGCTTTTAGAAAAGCAAAAGGAAGGGAAGAAGCGAATGAAGATGATTGGGAATGTTGAGATTCCTCAGAGTGCATTTCTTTCTGTACTTAAGTCAGATGATGATTGA
- a CDS encoding V-type ATP synthase subunit A produces MESKGKVIGVIGNLVTIEVVGTVSMNEVVFIKTAGKNLKAEIIRVREGEVDAQVFEMTRGIAVGDAIEFTDKLLTVELGPGLLTQVYDGLQNPLPELAARCGFFLERGLYLRALDKKKKWNFKATAKVGDIVIAGGYLGFVVEGTVNHQIMVPFYRRDSYKIAEIVSDGNYTIDDKIAVIEDDAGDRHIITMSFHWPVKIPITNYKERLIPSDPMVTQTRIIDTFFPVAKGGTFCIPGPFGAGKTVLQQVTSRNADVDIVIIAACGERAGEVVETLKEFPELTDPRTGRSLMERTCIICNTSSMPVAAREASVYTAITIGEYYRQMGLDVLLLADSTSRWAQAMREMSGRLEEIPGEEAFPAYLESVIASFYERAGIVVLGDGNVGSVTVGGSVSPAGGNFEEPVTQATLKVVGAFHGLTRERSDARKFPAVSPLESWSKYRGVVESEKTEYARSFLAKGNEVNQMMKVVGEEGISNDDFLVYLKAELLDSCYLQQNSFDNVDAAVSPERQNYMFDIIYNILQLDFKFDNKLETRDFVNGLRQNILDMNLTPFKEEKFNKLELSLSDLINSKKLGFRGVHR; encoded by the coding sequence ATGGAATCAAAAGGAAAAGTAATAGGGGTAATTGGGAATTTGGTTACTATTGAGGTGGTTGGTACGGTTTCCATGAATGAAGTTGTTTTTATTAAGACTGCTGGGAAAAATTTAAAGGCTGAAATAATTCGTGTTAGAGAGGGGGAGGTTGATGCTCAAGTATTTGAAATGACTAGGGGAATTGCTGTTGGGGATGCTATTGAATTTACAGACAAGCTTTTAACGGTTGAACTTGGTCCTGGACTTTTGACTCAGGTGTATGATGGTTTGCAAAATCCATTGCCGGAGCTTGCTGCGAGGTGTGGTTTTTTTTTGGAGAGGGGTTTGTACTTACGAGCTCTTGATAAGAAAAAAAAATGGAATTTTAAAGCAACTGCAAAAGTTGGCGATATTGTTATTGCGGGAGGTTATCTTGGATTTGTTGTGGAGGGCACTGTCAATCATCAAATAATGGTTCCATTTTATAGGAGAGACTCTTACAAGATTGCAGAGATTGTTAGCGATGGCAATTATACCATAGATGATAAAATCGCCGTGATCGAAGATGATGCTGGAGATAGACACATTATTACTATGTCATTTCATTGGCCTGTTAAAATTCCGATTACCAATTATAAGGAGAGACTTATTCCTAGTGATCCTATGGTAACTCAAACAAGGATAATAGATACATTTTTTCCAGTTGCGAAGGGTGGAACATTTTGTATTCCTGGGCCTTTTGGTGCTGGGAAAACGGTTCTTCAGCAAGTTACGAGTCGTAATGCCGATGTTGATATTGTAATTATTGCTGCTTGTGGTGAGAGGGCAGGTGAGGTAGTAGAAACTCTTAAGGAATTTCCTGAACTTACAGATCCTAGGACTGGTAGGTCATTAATGGAGAGAACATGTATTATTTGTAATACATCTTCTATGCCAGTTGCTGCTCGTGAAGCTTCAGTTTATACAGCTATTACTATTGGTGAATACTATAGACAAATGGGCCTAGATGTACTTTTATTGGCAGATTCAACTTCAAGATGGGCTCAGGCTATGAGAGAGATGTCAGGTCGCCTTGAGGAGATTCCGGGTGAGGAGGCGTTTCCTGCGTATCTTGAATCTGTGATTGCGTCATTTTATGAGAGGGCAGGTATTGTTGTTTTGGGTGACGGCAATGTTGGATCTGTAACTGTGGGTGGTTCTGTAAGCCCTGCTGGGGGTAATTTTGAAGAACCGGTAACTCAGGCGACTTTAAAGGTTGTGGGTGCGTTTCATGGTCTTACAAGAGAGAGGTCAGATGCTAGAAAATTTCCCGCGGTTAGTCCTCTTGAGTCTTGGAGTAAATATAGAGGTGTTGTTGAATCGGAAAAGACAGAATATGCAAGATCATTTTTGGCTAAGGGTAATGAGGTAAATCAGATGATGAAGGTTGTTGGCGAAGAAGGAATCAGTAATGATGACTTTTTAGTTTATTTGAAGGCTGAACTTTTGGATTCATGTTATTTGCAACAAAATTCATTTGATAATGTTGATGCAGCTGTGAGTCCTGAACGTCAAAATTATATGTTTGATATAATTTACAATATTTTACAGTTGGATTTTAAATTTGACAACAAATTGGAAACAAGAGATTTTGTTAATGGATTGCGGCAAAATATTTTAGATATGAATCTTACTCCTTTTAAGGAAGAAAAGTTTAATAAACTAGAATTGAGTTTAAGTGATTTAATAAATTCTAAGAAGTTGGGTTTTAGAGGGGTGCATAGATGA
- a CDS encoding L-lactate dehydrogenase — translation MLKCNKVVLIGAGGVGSSFAYALTIDNSLVHDLVIIDVAQDKARGEVMDLNHGQMFLEKNIKINFGTYQDCADADIVVITAGLNQKPGETRLDLVGKNTKIFKEIVTDVVSSGFSGIFVIASNPVDIMTYVTMKYSGFSTHRVIGTGTTLDTSRLRYFLAGRFDVNTQNVHSYVMGEHGDSSFVTWDETKIAMKPLTEYIAEGKIREEELDEIHKSVVYAAYEVIKLKGATYYAIGLGIKNIVNAIISDQNRILPISSYINGQYSGEIKDIYIGAPSIVCKEGVKEVLDFKISDREMEKFKASANQLKSYIDKIEL, via the coding sequence ATGCTTAAATGTAATAAGGTAGTTCTTATTGGAGCTGGGGGTGTTGGCTCAAGCTTTGCTTATGCTTTAACAATAGATAACTCACTTGTTCATGACCTTGTAATTATTGACGTAGCTCAAGATAAGGCTAGGGGTGAGGTCATGGATTTAAATCATGGACAAATGTTTTTAGAAAAGAATATTAAAATAAACTTTGGAACTTATCAAGATTGTGCTGATGCTGATATTGTTGTAATTACTGCAGGTCTTAATCAGAAGCCAGGTGAAACAAGGCTTGACTTAGTTGGTAAGAATACTAAAATCTTTAAAGAAATTGTAACAGATGTTGTTTCAAGTGGTTTTAGTGGTATTTTTGTAATTGCAAGTAATCCTGTTGACATTATGACTTATGTTACTATGAAATATTCGGGTTTTTCAACTCATAGAGTTATTGGAACAGGGACAACACTTGATACTTCAAGACTTAGATACTTTTTGGCTGGGCGTTTTGATGTTAATACTCAAAATGTACACTCTTATGTTATGGGTGAACATGGAGATAGTTCTTTTGTTACTTGGGATGAAACCAAAATAGCTATGAAGCCTTTAACAGAATATATTGCTGAGGGGAAGATCCGAGAGGAGGAACTTGACGAGATACACAAGAGTGTTGTTTATGCTGCTTATGAGGTGATTAAACTTAAGGGTGCAACTTATTATGCTATTGGGCTTGGCATTAAAAATATTGTAAATGCAATAATTAGCGATCAAAACCGTATTTTACCGATATCCTCATATATTAATGGTCAATATAGTGGTGAGATTAAGGATATTTACATTGGAGCACCTTCTATAGTTTGCAAAGAAGGTGTAAAAGAGGTTCTTGATTTTAAAATAAGTGATAGGGAGATGGAAAAATTTAAAGCTTCTGCTAATCAACTTAAGAGTTATATTGATAAAATAGAACTTTAA
- a CDS encoding V-type ATP synthase subunit K (produces ATP from ADP in the presence of a proton gradient across the membrane; the K subunit is a nonenzymatic component which binds the dimeric form by interacting with the G and E subunits), translated as MDIGLIGVNSALAISAVGSALGMGAAGSAAIGAWKRCYMQGKPAPFLLIVFVSAPLTQIIYGYILMNTLAGIMTQTNPWLLLGAGVGGGLAISISAFAQGRAAAGACDAFAETGKGFATNLLVLGLIESVALFVMVFLMIFKFV; from the coding sequence ATGGATATAGGTTTAATAGGAGTGAACTCAGCTTTGGCAATATCTGCAGTAGGTTCGGCTTTGGGTATGGGAGCTGCGGGAAGTGCTGCTATTGGGGCATGGAAGAGGTGTTATATGCAGGGTAAGCCAGCTCCGTTTTTATTGATTGTTTTCGTCTCAGCACCTTTGACACAAATAATATATGGATATATATTGATGAATACTTTAGCAGGGATAATGACACAGACAAATCCTTGGTTATTACTTGGTGCAGGGGTTGGTGGTGGACTTGCAATTTCTATTTCTGCATTTGCTCAAGGCAGAGCTGCTGCAGGAGCTTGCGATGCTTTTGCTGAGACTGGGAAGGGATTTGCAACAAATCTTTTGGTTTTGGGTCTAATAGAATCTGTCGCTCTTTTTGTAATGGTTTTCTTGATGATATTTAAATTTGTTTAG
- a CDS encoding V-type ATP synthase subunit B, translating to MKRVYSRIESIVGNVITVTASDVKYGELAIVKAKDTSSLAEVIKLDRDKVSLQVYNGTRGISTADQIKFLGHPMQITFSENLLGRIFDGAGNPRDGGPRLEDNLIEIGGPSANPAKRIIPRNMIRTGLPMIDVFNTLVESQKLPIFSVSGEPYNDLLVRIALQAEVDLIILGGMGLKNDDYLTFKDSLEKGGALSRTIFFVHTANDSVVESLTVPDISLAVAEKFALQGKKVLVLLTDMTNFADAMKEIAITMEQVPSNRGYPGDLYSQLASRYEKAIDFEGAGSITVLAVTTMPGDDVTHPVPDNTGYITEGQYYLKGGRIEPFGSLSRLKQMVNGRTRDDHRTIMDSMIRLYASSKESVEKKAMGFNMTEWDEKLLKYSSMFEGKLMDLSVNIPLEEALDLGWAILASCFEPKETGIKTELVEKYWPKKEA from the coding sequence ATGAAGAGAGTATATAGCAGGATAGAGTCTATTGTTGGGAATGTAATAACTGTGACGGCAAGTGATGTTAAATATGGAGAGCTTGCTATTGTAAAAGCGAAGGATACAAGTTCTTTAGCAGAGGTTATTAAGTTGGATAGAGACAAAGTCTCTCTTCAGGTGTATAACGGAACAAGAGGCATTTCAACTGCAGATCAAATTAAGTTTTTAGGTCATCCAATGCAGATTACATTTTCTGAAAATTTGCTTGGTAGAATTTTTGATGGAGCTGGGAATCCAAGGGATGGAGGGCCTCGCCTTGAAGATAATTTAATTGAAATTGGTGGTCCATCGGCTAATCCTGCAAAACGTATTATTCCGAGGAATATGATACGAACAGGATTACCAATGATAGATGTGTTTAATACTCTTGTTGAATCACAGAAATTGCCAATATTTTCTGTATCTGGCGAACCTTACAATGATCTTCTTGTGAGGATAGCTCTTCAGGCAGAAGTTGATTTGATCATTCTTGGAGGAATGGGACTTAAGAATGATGATTATCTGACTTTTAAAGACTCTCTTGAGAAGGGTGGGGCTTTAAGTAGGACGATTTTTTTTGTTCATACAGCTAATGATTCTGTTGTTGAGTCTTTAACGGTTCCTGATATTTCTCTTGCTGTTGCCGAGAAATTTGCTCTTCAGGGGAAGAAAGTTTTGGTACTTTTGACTGATATGACTAATTTTGCCGATGCTATGAAAGAAATTGCGATTACGATGGAGCAAGTTCCATCTAATAGAGGTTATCCTGGTGATTTATATTCTCAGCTTGCATCGAGATACGAGAAAGCTATTGATTTTGAGGGAGCAGGATCAATCACTGTACTTGCAGTTACTACCATGCCTGGTGATGATGTTACTCATCCTGTACCTGATAATACGGGTTATATCACTGAGGGGCAATACTATTTGAAGGGTGGAAGAATTGAGCCTTTTGGTTCTCTCTCAAGACTTAAGCAGATGGTTAATGGGAGGACTAGAGATGATCACAGGACAATTATGGATTCAATGATTAGACTTTATGCATCTTCAAAAGAATCTGTAGAAAAGAAAGCTATGGGGTTTAATATGACAGAATGGGATGAAAAGCTTCTTAAGTACAGTAGTATGTTTGAGGGCAAATTGATGGATTTGTCTGTTAATATACCTTTAGAGGAGGCTTTGGATTTGGGTTGGGCGATTCTCGCTAGTTGTTTTGAGCCTAAGGAAACAGGAATTAAAACTGAGCTTGTAGAAAAATATTGGCCTAAAAAAGAGGCTTAA
- a CDS encoding V-type ATP synthase subunit I, with protein sequence MIIKMKKVLFLTLLKYKIEALEILRELGVVHIDFHNRVSESLEKVVEVRGILTQALSLLGDDCEVKTLKSSSENFLDIAKSIVSLGDEIKDLRDVKQSLLHKKGGIIFWGCFSLDLVNKLKESNIYVQFFKSQIGEYKKLLASSEVKVALINDFKGTAYFIAINDSKQQIEVAEEYEFEFDLDFIEHKLRVVDEILEQKLTQLSLLSKYKDILRDEINEYNQIVEFEQVMADMNDDGDGFAYITGFIPRDKQNDLKNAATEGRFAVQFVDPDDDDVVPTYVERRGFAKLAKPIFDVLDTIPGYKERDISFIFMLFFFVFFGMIVGDAAYGVIFLVVGIIMSIGNLVRKKSLTSIHALMFYLSTSAIIYGSMTGTWFGSSPFIFSLFPILKSLKLEYLAGKNSMQNIMFICFTIGLMQISVAHIWNFIRQVRERPHIHAIAQLGWLITIVGLYYLVLNLILSEVRFPMYSIILNMIYIGIILVFVFEKQDGSNFFMCILKSFGGIIEQFLTTVAGFADIISYIRLFAVGLAGLAISDSFNSMSASLLKSSNIGLIISGIIVILFGHILNITLSLLSVVVHGVRLNMLEFSNHLGQEWSGYSYRPFRKIKNK encoded by the coding sequence ATGATTATAAAGATGAAGAAAGTTTTGTTTTTGACTTTATTGAAATATAAGATAGAGGCACTTGAAATTTTAAGAGAATTGGGAGTTGTTCATATTGATTTTCACAATAGAGTTTCAGAATCTTTAGAGAAGGTTGTTGAGGTGAGAGGGATTTTAACTCAGGCTTTATCCTTACTTGGAGATGATTGTGAGGTAAAAACTTTAAAATCTTCAAGTGAAAATTTTCTGGATATTGCAAAGAGTATAGTTAGTTTGGGTGATGAGATTAAAGATTTAAGAGACGTGAAGCAATCATTGTTACATAAAAAAGGCGGTATAATCTTTTGGGGGTGTTTTTCCCTTGATTTAGTTAATAAGTTAAAAGAAAGTAATATTTATGTACAATTTTTTAAGTCTCAAATTGGTGAATATAAAAAGCTATTGGCATCTTCTGAGGTTAAGGTTGCCCTTATTAATGATTTTAAAGGTACAGCTTATTTTATAGCTATTAATGATTCTAAGCAGCAAATAGAGGTAGCTGAGGAATATGAATTTGAATTTGATCTTGATTTTATTGAACATAAGTTAAGAGTTGTTGATGAAATTTTGGAGCAAAAATTAACTCAGTTATCACTTTTAAGTAAATATAAAGATATTTTAAGAGATGAAATAAATGAGTATAATCAAATTGTTGAATTTGAGCAAGTTATGGCTGATATGAATGATGATGGTGATGGCTTTGCGTATATTACGGGATTTATTCCGAGAGATAAGCAAAATGATTTGAAAAATGCAGCTACTGAGGGTAGATTTGCGGTACAATTTGTAGATCCTGATGATGATGATGTTGTTCCAACTTATGTAGAAAGAAGGGGATTTGCTAAGCTTGCTAAACCTATTTTTGATGTCTTAGATACAATACCTGGGTATAAAGAAAGAGATATTAGCTTTATTTTTATGTTATTTTTCTTTGTATTTTTTGGAATGATAGTTGGTGATGCGGCTTATGGGGTTATATTTTTGGTTGTAGGAATTATTATGAGTATAGGCAATCTTGTAAGAAAGAAGTCTTTAACATCCATTCATGCCTTAATGTTTTATCTGAGTACATCGGCAATAATATATGGTTCGATGACTGGTACTTGGTTTGGTAGTAGTCCTTTTATTTTTAGTCTATTTCCTATTTTAAAGTCTTTGAAACTTGAATATTTGGCAGGGAAGAATAGTATGCAAAATATTATGTTTATATGTTTTACTATAGGTCTTATGCAAATATCAGTGGCTCATATATGGAATTTTATTAGGCAAGTAAGGGAAAGACCACATATACATGCAATTGCTCAACTTGGTTGGCTTATTACAATTGTTGGGCTTTATTATCTCGTTCTCAATTTGATACTTAGTGAGGTGAGATTCCCTATGTATAGCATTATTTTAAATATGATATATATTGGTATTATACTTGTATTTGTTTTTGAGAAACAAGATGGTTCAAATTTTTTTATGTGCATATTAAAGAGCTTTGGGGGAATAATAGAACAATTTTTGACTACTGTGGCAGGATTTGCAGACATAATATCTTATATTAGGCTTTTTGCTGTTGGACTTGCAGGTCTTGCAATTTCTGATAGTTTTAATAGCATGTCAGCATCTTTATTAAAATCATCTAATATTGGTCTTATAATAAGTGGCATCATTGTAATACTGTTTGGACATATTCTAAATATCACTTTATCTTTATTGTCTGTTGTTGTTCATGGAGTAAGACTTAATATGCTTGAATTTTCAAACCATTTGGGCCAGGAATGGAGTGGATATTCTTATAGACCCTTTAGAAAAATAAAAAATAAATAG